In Bacillota bacterium, the following are encoded in one genomic region:
- a CDS encoding PilN domain-containing protein, whose protein sequence is MTTIDLLPREIKERTRRRRVRLVLAMVAGVLIAGLVGARMELIHQVEAWEGRLARVEAERARLDRVAEKKAEVARLEQLLGQARTPTGAVIPPWGELLWFLASVTPPQVVLRELRWDGTTLHLSGQAADLVATAALVRALEGCPYLDRVALAQVTRGEQKGLLVFTVTAAWKGSR, encoded by the coding sequence GTGACCACCATTGACCTGCTGCCGCGAGAGATCAAAGAGCGCACCCGCAGGCGCCGGGTGCGGTTGGTCCTGGCCATGGTTGCCGGCGTGCTGATAGCCGGCCTGGTAGGGGCACGGATGGAATTGATCCACCAGGTGGAAGCATGGGAAGGTAGATTGGCTCGGGTGGAGGCCGAAAGGGCACGGCTGGACCGGGTGGCCGAGAAGAAGGCGGAAGTCGCCCGCCTGGAGCAGTTGCTGGGCCAGGCGAGGACTCCGACCGGAGCCGTGATTCCTCCCTGGGGCGAGCTCCTCTGGTTTCTGGCGAGTGTCACCCCTCCGCAGGTCGTATTGCGGGAGTTGCGCTGGGACGGTACGACGCTGCATCTGTCGGGTCAGGCTGCTGACCTGGTGGCAACTGCCGCCCTGGTACGGGCTCTCGAAGGGTGCCCCTACCTCGACCGGGTTGCTCTGGCCCAGGTGACGCGGGGCGAGCAGAAAGGTCTTCTGGTGTTTACCGTCACCGCCGCCTGGAAGGGGAGCAGATGA
- the pilM gene encoding type IV pilus assembly protein PilM has protein sequence MGAAPAETPPAVGGSPEATSPPGGAQAVVPPDAGREAVAAGSRVDDAGTVAAGSVEGGVPGESAGAAGPVEAGVDDESAGTAGSVEGRVGDEMICEVAEVGEVEEAAVAAELEEPAEATESIAAGRDVSSGLAPGTGRARGILGVDIGSRWLKVVQAEMSGGMLTIWRYGTWPVPEGAVVGGQIQDLARVASLLREARNIFRGRHCVSAVDGQRVITRQVELPPMGRRELEAMFRLQGEHYLPLPWSEAEMDFTVLGRSERQMKVLLVAAHSGTVRGLAQVVEMGGLVPLALETDSVALARALELAGSMDRGPDPQPVLTIGVHAGAMGTLVFAGRQGAPLLARVLPVGGQHFTEVLERELGVGEDAAEAYKRERGLEISELRPLADRLAGEISKTVEYYLDQSERGVAPRILLTGGGARLQGFCEVLASWLEQALARWGRLPVGPRWIGLARLPEDRVRWACDPLAFGPEHFLALGLSLRGNTR, from the coding sequence GTGGGTGCTGCTCCCGCAGAGACGCCCCCGGCCGTGGGAGGCTCGCCTGAGGCGACATCGCCGCCTGGCGGGGCACAGGCGGTGGTACCCCCCGATGCCGGCCGGGAGGCCGTTGCCGCGGGGAGCCGCGTCGACGACGCCGGCACGGTGGCAGCAGGGTCGGTGGAGGGCGGCGTCCCCGGCGAGAGCGCGGGGGCCGCGGGACCCGTGGAGGCCGGAGTCGACGACGAGAGCGCAGGAACTGCGGGATCCGTCGAGGGCAGAGTCGGCGACGAGATGATCTGTGAGGTGGCGGAGGTCGGGGAGGTCGAGGAGGCTGCGGTAGCCGCGGAGCTGGAGGAACCCGCAGAGGCCACGGAGAGTATTGCAGCCGGGCGGGATGTGTCTTCCGGCCTCGCGCCCGGGACAGGCCGGGCAAGGGGAATCCTGGGCGTCGACATTGGTTCCCGGTGGCTGAAAGTGGTGCAGGCCGAAATGTCCGGAGGTATGCTCACCATCTGGCGCTACGGGACCTGGCCGGTGCCGGAGGGGGCGGTTGTGGGAGGACAGATCCAGGATCTCGCCCGGGTTGCCTCTCTCCTGAGGGAGGCGAGAAACATCTTCCGGGGTCGCCATTGTGTGAGCGCCGTTGACGGACAGAGGGTCATCACCAGGCAGGTAGAGTTGCCCCCCATGGGGCGACGTGAGTTGGAAGCCATGTTCAGGCTGCAAGGGGAGCATTACCTGCCTCTCCCCTGGAGTGAGGCCGAGATGGACTTTACCGTCCTCGGCCGGAGCGAGCGTCAGATGAAGGTATTGCTTGTGGCTGCTCATTCTGGGACGGTGCGGGGACTGGCACAGGTCGTGGAAATGGGAGGTCTGGTACCCCTTGCCCTGGAAACCGATAGCGTGGCACTGGCGCGGGCGCTCGAGCTGGCGGGGAGCATGGACCGGGGCCCGGATCCCCAGCCGGTATTGACCATAGGTGTGCATGCGGGGGCCATGGGGACGCTGGTTTTCGCCGGCCGGCAGGGCGCTCCCTTGCTCGCGCGGGTACTGCCGGTGGGGGGACAACACTTCACGGAGGTCCTCGAGCGGGAGCTCGGCGTGGGGGAGGATGCTGCCGAGGCCTACAAGAGGGAACGCGGACTGGAGATCTCCGAACTGAGGCCTTTGGCGGACCGTCTGGCCGGTGAGATCAGCAAGACGGTGGAGTACTACCTGGACCAGAGTGAGCGTGGTGTCGCGCCCCGAATTCTCCTGACGGGGGGAGGGGCCAGGCTGCAAGGTTTCTGCGAGGTGCTGGCCTCGTGGTTGGAGCAGGCCCTGGCCCGGTGGGGTCGGCTTCCCGTCGGTCCCCGGTGGATCGGGCTCGCCCGACTTCCCGAGGACCGGGTCAGATGGGCCTGTGACCCACTGGCCTTCGGGCCGGAGCACTTCCTCGCCCTGGGGTTGTCATTGCGGGGGAACACGAGGTGA
- a CDS encoding prepilin-type N-terminal cleavage/methylation domain-containing protein — translation MRHGHKGLTLVEVVVTVAVLGIAVLAIDQAWVLFAAGYGRTTEQAYRQERAVAVLRELVDGAGDEPGLRAACEVRTASGGDGIAYAVRRAGGERRVVEYYLVGSEVYRSARDWYDGWPEWTGGSVALTGVSAFSINSESGGLYRITLSLQGEPGIALVTGVQARNAPR, via the coding sequence TTGCGCCACGGGCACAAGGGTCTTACTCTGGTGGAGGTAGTGGTGACCGTGGCCGTGCTCGGGATCGCGGTGCTGGCGATCGACCAGGCCTGGGTGCTGTTCGCCGCTGGTTACGGACGCACGACGGAACAGGCGTACCGTCAGGAGCGGGCCGTGGCCGTATTGAGGGAACTGGTGGACGGGGCCGGCGACGAACCGGGGCTCAGGGCAGCATGCGAGGTCCGCACGGCATCCGGCGGCGATGGTATCGCTTACGCGGTGAGAAGGGCAGGTGGGGAGCGGAGAGTCGTGGAATACTACCTGGTCGGGTCGGAGGTGTACCGGTCCGCCCGGGACTGGTACGACGGGTGGCCGGAGTGGACGGGCGGATCGGTTGCCTTAACGGGAGTATCTGCTTTTTCGATCAACTCGGAGAGCGGTGGTCTGTACCGCATAACACTAAGTTTGCAGGGGGAGCCCGGCATAGCTCTGGTAACCGGTGTCCAGGCGCGCAATGCGCCGCGCTGA
- a CDS encoding prepilin-type N-terminal cleavage/methylation domain-containing protein — translation MAGYRGYVVRTMRRLGRWRREQRGVSLLELVVGLAILVVALLPFLSCLATASRGVSLSRYRLEALELLVLAAEETRTGLEGGTIGEPSAPVTQTFEHYGGTEFVLTRTLEPVGHGTERMVRVRLSLALGDRNVVEAVFLWYRWYRPEV, via the coding sequence GTGGCAGGTTACCGCGGGTACGTGGTGCGCACCATGAGGAGGCTGGGCCGCTGGCGAAGAGAACAGAGGGGGGTAAGCCTTCTCGAACTGGTGGTGGGGCTCGCGATCCTGGTCGTAGCCCTGCTTCCCTTTCTTTCGTGTCTGGCTACGGCCTCCCGCGGCGTCAGCTTGAGCCGCTACCGCCTGGAGGCGCTGGAGTTGCTGGTGCTCGCCGCCGAGGAAACCAGGACCGGCCTGGAAGGAGGGACCATCGGGGAGCCGTCTGCGCCCGTCACCCAGACGTTTGAGCATTACGGCGGAACTGAGTTTGTTCTCACGCGGACCCTCGAGCCTGTGGGGCATGGGACCGAGCGAATGGTGCGCGTGCGCTTGTCGCTGGCATTGGGCGATCGTAACGTAGTCGAAGCTGTATTCCTGTGGTACCGCTGGTACCGCCCGGAGGTGTGA
- a CDS encoding prepilin-type N-terminal cleavage/methylation domain-containing protein: MKGLRRDRRGFTLIELVVVITILGVLAAVAIPSVGGYVDNAKKKAAKADAKNIQTALLMYRSENNAYPSGIAGYDALRTCILDYVSLPAEESRANFTFQSYATDATHGFYALIKARDSDTSSITIYQDDIIGP, translated from the coding sequence ATGAAGGGTCTGAGGAGGGACCGTCGGGGCTTCACTCTCATCGAGCTGGTCGTAGTCATCACCATCCTGGGTGTGCTCGCGGCCGTGGCCATTCCGTCCGTCGGCGGGTACGTGGACAACGCCAAGAAGAAGGCCGCCAAGGCCGACGCCAAGAACATCCAGACCGCCCTGCTCATGTACAGGTCGGAAAACAATGCATATCCGAGTGGCATTGCCGGTTACGATGCGCTGCGCACGTGCATATTGGACTATGTCTCTCTGCCGGCCGAGGAGAGCAGGGCAAATTTCACGTTCCAGAGCTACGCCACTGACGCTACGCACGGGTTCTACGCGCTGATCAAAGCCAGGGACAGCGACACCAGCTCCATCACAATATACCAGGATGACATTATCGGGCCCTGA
- a CDS encoding O-antigen ligase family protein, producing MTWAARLVIIALLVSPWPLGSWYTGPRTLIYLLVVFAAYLLLRPGIESAAARLDFYGPDLWVALPLVMALSLSWSVAPSDSYEQALFWSAAALLYVCISRLMDDGVVVRLVRVLTLLGGALATYTLYEYWNFPSSFPAARMSGPFTYPNSYGAYLLALASVTLGLAAGAAGRWYALGLVCASSLVASIVYTGSRGALLTVPLALAVFLWLAPDRRRAARCLVLSVLGGALIFVALLLLQPAGRGLPVSAHARSLSLAGERVITVGGSASWAGRLEFWRSGVRAFLASPWVGLGARSYHQVATAYQLTPELFASYLHSDYLQFLAELGLVGGGAVVAALAGTVQGARRLGHRARARVAPPGEDATGTGRGVNPVMTCAGVGAGSAAGVSAILAHSLVDLDLQFPAVVLLLFTLLGVMVRVAPSAAVVYRVSVPTALRRWLPRALPTLLPLLLLVAVVLGVRPYGALVARQRAQDALEEGSLPLALRRAEVARAVMPGHPRTAMLLAHILREMEARESGARDRTYWRARAVDAALAGARINPYDPYLQDLAGSLYVEAGNVPAALAHLERAVTLFRWEPRIRLHLALAYEAAGQKRRAVEELALMLSHRSEFQKAVGAPAAELEAVFREATRLLVSLTGPPGGYGP from the coding sequence ATGACCTGGGCGGCCCGGCTGGTGATAATAGCGCTTCTGGTCTCGCCGTGGCCGCTGGGTTCGTGGTACACGGGCCCCCGCACTCTCATCTACCTTTTGGTGGTGTTCGCCGCGTACCTCCTGCTGCGTCCCGGTATCGAGTCTGCTGCCGCCCGGCTGGACTTTTACGGTCCGGACTTGTGGGTTGCCCTGCCTCTGGTCATGGCGCTGAGCCTGTCCTGGTCGGTGGCTCCTTCGGATTCTTACGAGCAGGCCCTCTTTTGGTCCGCTGCCGCCCTGCTGTACGTGTGCATCTCTCGCCTGATGGATGACGGGGTCGTGGTTCGCCTGGTCCGTGTGCTCACCTTGCTCGGGGGCGCCCTGGCAACATACACCCTTTATGAGTACTGGAACTTCCCCTCATCCTTTCCCGCAGCCAGGATGAGCGGTCCCTTCACATATCCCAACAGCTATGGTGCCTACCTGCTGGCACTGGCCTCCGTCACCCTGGGGCTGGCTGCGGGGGCGGCGGGCAGGTGGTACGCGCTCGGGCTCGTGTGCGCGTCGTCACTGGTCGCCTCCATTGTGTACACCGGTTCCCGGGGAGCGTTGCTGACCGTTCCCCTGGCGCTGGCCGTGTTCCTGTGGCTGGCTCCCGACCGCCGGCGCGCTGCCCGGTGCCTGGTCCTGTCGGTGCTGGGCGGTGCCCTCATCTTCGTGGCCCTCCTCCTGCTCCAACCTGCCGGCCGGGGCCTGCCCGTTTCGGCTCATGCCCGGAGCCTCAGCCTGGCGGGGGAGCGGGTGATAACGGTGGGGGGTAGTGCTTCCTGGGCCGGGCGGCTGGAGTTCTGGCGCTCCGGTGTGCGGGCCTTCCTGGCCAGTCCCTGGGTAGGCCTGGGAGCGAGATCGTATCATCAGGTAGCCACGGCCTACCAGCTCACCCCGGAATTGTTTGCCAGCTACCTGCATAGTGATTATCTGCAGTTCCTGGCGGAGCTAGGTTTGGTGGGGGGTGGAGCGGTGGTGGCCGCCCTGGCGGGCACTGTCCAGGGGGCGCGCCGGTTGGGCCACCGGGCTCGTGCCCGCGTAGCTCCCCCTGGGGAGGACGCCACCGGGACCGGGCGTGGCGTCAATCCTGTCATGACTTGCGCCGGGGTGGGCGCGGGTAGCGCGGCGGGAGTCTCCGCTATCCTGGCCCACAGCCTGGTTGATCTGGACCTGCAGTTTCCGGCCGTCGTGCTGCTCCTGTTCACCCTTCTGGGGGTGATGGTAAGGGTGGCACCATCGGCGGCGGTTGTCTATCGGGTTTCTGTTCCAACCGCACTGAGAAGATGGTTGCCGCGCGCCCTACCCACGCTTCTGCCCCTCCTGCTCCTGGTGGCGGTGGTTCTGGGAGTGAGACCATATGGCGCCCTGGTAGCCCGCCAGCGGGCCCAGGATGCCCTGGAGGAGGGAAGCCTGCCCCTTGCTCTGCGCCGGGCCGAGGTGGCCCGGGCCGTCATGCCCGGGCATCCCCGTACCGCCATGTTGCTGGCCCACATCCTCCGGGAGATGGAGGCCCGCGAGAGCGGTGCGCGGGATCGCACATACTGGCGGGCGCGGGCCGTTGATGCCGCTCTGGCGGGTGCCCGGATCAACCCTTACGATCCTTACCTCCAGGACCTCGCTGGCAGCCTGTACGTGGAAGCCGGAAACGTACCTGCTGCCCTGGCGCACCTGGAACGGGCGGTCACCCTCTTCCGCTGGGAGCCGCGCATCCGCTTGCACCTGGCCCTGGCATATGAGGCTGCCGGGCAGAAACGACGGGCGGTGGAAGAGCTGGCCTTAATGCTTTCTCACCGTTCTGAATTCCAGAAGGCTGTGGGCGCCCCGGCGGCGGAACTGGAGGCGGTATTCCGGGAGGCGACCCGGCTCCTGGTATCGCTGACCGGCCCACCCGGTGGATATGGGCCTTGA
- a CDS encoding type II secretion system F family protein produces the protein MPAWLYRARDQDGRVARGRLEAPDRQAALAQLRSRGLLVTNLEVDRDVARAVRRELTVPGRPLSRTELARLCRQLATMLAAGISLVTSLRVLQRQNRGTRLGAVLGRVIARLEAGDTFSASLYAQGRVFPEVISNMVAAGEVGGNLEDVLNRLADHFQREDAAMAKVKSSLTYPALVLVVACAAVLFLMFFVVPRFLSLFETLGAPLPLPTRVLAWLSFFLRRFWYVVALGIATLVVVWHLLRGRRGMREGYERFLLRLPMMGDLLVDQAWSRTARTLAAMLDAGVPLPVALAVARRAAANLVLRDVLERTETSVQQGRGLSGGLVPGPFVPPMVSQMVAVGEESGNLDRMFVRVAEAFETEAERLSARMTALIEPVVIVLLGVVVGGIMISLFLPMFSVLRYVG, from the coding sequence ATGCCGGCCTGGCTGTATAGGGCACGAGACCAGGACGGGCGCGTGGCCCGGGGACGCCTGGAGGCGCCTGACCGCCAGGCCGCCCTGGCCCAGTTGAGGTCTCGGGGCCTGCTCGTGACAAACCTGGAGGTAGACCGGGATGTAGCCCGGGCTGTCCGGCGAGAACTGACGGTCCCCGGTCGGCCGTTGAGCCGAACCGAGCTCGCTCGCTTGTGCCGCCAGCTTGCCACTATGCTGGCGGCCGGCATCTCCCTCGTCACCTCTCTGCGCGTGCTCCAGCGCCAGAATCGGGGGACCCGCCTGGGCGCCGTGCTGGGGCGGGTCATCGCCAGGCTGGAGGCGGGCGATACCTTCAGCGCTTCCCTGTACGCCCAGGGGCGGGTGTTTCCGGAAGTCATTTCCAACATGGTGGCCGCGGGTGAGGTGGGGGGCAACCTGGAAGATGTGCTGAATCGACTGGCCGATCACTTTCAGCGCGAGGACGCCGCTATGGCCAAAGTCAAATCCTCCCTCACTTACCCTGCCCTCGTGCTGGTCGTGGCCTGTGCGGCGGTGCTTTTCCTGATGTTCTTCGTGGTCCCCAGGTTCCTTTCCCTGTTCGAAACGCTGGGGGCGCCGCTTCCGCTGCCCACGCGGGTGCTGGCCTGGCTGAGCTTCTTCTTGCGGCGCTTCTGGTACGTGGTGGCACTCGGCATCGCCACCCTGGTGGTTGTCTGGCATCTTTTGCGGGGGCGGCGGGGAATGAGAGAGGGGTACGAGCGGTTCCTGCTCCGGCTGCCCATGATGGGCGATCTGCTGGTGGATCAAGCGTGGTCACGTACCGCCCGCACCCTGGCCGCCATGCTGGACGCCGGGGTTCCCCTCCCCGTCGCCCTGGCCGTGGCGCGCCGGGCCGCAGCCAACCTGGTATTGCGCGACGTCCTGGAACGGACTGAGACCAGTGTGCAGCAGGGAAGGGGCCTCTCCGGTGGTCTGGTTCCCGGGCCCTTCGTCCCTCCCATGGTGAGTCAGATGGTGGCGGTGGGCGAGGAAAGCGGCAACCTGGACCGCATGTTCGTAAGGGTGGCAGAGGCCTTCGAGACGGAAGCCGAGCGACTGTCGGCCCGCATGACAGCTTTGATTGAGCCAGTGGTCATCGTCCTGCTGGGAGTGGTGGTGGGTGGCATCATGATTTCCCTCTTCCTCCCCATGTTCTCCGTCCTGCGCTACGTGGGCTGA
- a CDS encoding type IV pilus twitching motility protein PilT has protein sequence MRDLLGNAVHRGASDLHLGVGLPPVLRVDGRLERTPLPAVSADQMNEFLHEVTTPDQRGDLERDGQVDFSYGVAGLGRFRISVFRQRGTIAFAARVIPTEVPSLDELGIPPALVVAAFAPKGLVLVTGPAGSGKSTTLAALIDTVNRNSERHIITLEDPIEYLHRHRRSVVHQREVGTDTSSFAAGLRSALRQDPDVVMIGEMRDLETMATAITAAETGHLVMATLHTIDAAQTVARIVDAFPAGQQNQVRVQLAGALVAVAAQQLIPRADGQGRVAAFELLLCTPAAANLIREGKLHQLGTVLETGSALGMVTMRQSLQRLRDTGLISEEECVRRVKLAGGGAGYAGLAV, from the coding sequence ATGCGCGATTTGCTCGGGAATGCTGTGCACCGGGGTGCCTCTGACCTGCATCTGGGTGTGGGTCTTCCTCCCGTGCTCCGGGTAGACGGGCGACTGGAACGCACCCCCCTGCCGGCAGTGAGTGCCGACCAGATGAACGAGTTCCTTCACGAGGTGACCACCCCCGATCAACGCGGGGATTTGGAGAGAGACGGCCAGGTCGACTTCTCGTACGGGGTGGCGGGCCTGGGCCGGTTCCGCATCAGCGTGTTCCGCCAGCGGGGGACCATAGCTTTCGCGGCCAGGGTCATCCCGACCGAGGTACCTTCCCTAGACGAACTGGGGATTCCCCCGGCCCTGGTGGTGGCGGCGTTTGCCCCCAAGGGCCTGGTTCTGGTGACCGGTCCGGCGGGGAGCGGCAAGTCGACCACCCTGGCAGCTCTCATAGACACCGTCAACCGCAATTCGGAGCGGCACATCATTACCCTGGAAGACCCCATTGAATACCTCCATCGCCACCGGCGCAGCGTGGTCCACCAGCGGGAGGTGGGTACCGATACCTCCAGCTTCGCCGCCGGGCTGCGGTCGGCTTTGCGCCAGGACCCGGATGTGGTTATGATCGGGGAAATGCGCGACCTGGAGACCATGGCCACTGCCATCACAGCGGCGGAAACGGGACACCTGGTCATGGCCACGCTGCACACCATCGATGCCGCGCAGACGGTGGCGCGCATCGTGGACGCCTTTCCGGCCGGCCAGCAGAACCAGGTGCGCGTTCAGCTCGCCGGGGCGCTGGTGGCGGTGGCGGCGCAGCAGTTGATCCCGCGGGCGGACGGGCAGGGACGGGTGGCGGCGTTCGAGCTGCTGCTGTGCACTCCGGCTGCCGCCAATCTGATCCGCGAAGGCAAGCTCCACCAGTTAGGAACGGTGCTGGAGACGGGGAGCGCGCTCGGTATGGTCACCATGCGCCAGTCCCTCCAGCGCCTTCGCGATACCGGGCTGATTTCCGAAGAGGAATGCGTCCGGCGGGTGAAGCTGGCGGGCGGGGGGGCGGGGTATGCCGGCCTGGCTGTATAG
- a CDS encoding GspE/PulE family protein, protein MGVISEEELARSLAEQLGFRFSSTVNPEREVVKLVPEQVARRHRVLPLARRGKVLELAMANPLDLLAQEDVGLLTGLTVQPVVVPGRALEDALRRVYQMGLLEETLAPEEPQEIEIFRLRELVEQAPVVRLVTGIIEQALSARASDIHIEPHERGARVRFRVDGILREALDVPRGAQAPAISRVKLMAGMDISVRRLPQDGAFRAEYQGRSVDLRVATLPTAHGEKVSIRVLDRAQAITRLEDLGFLPDVQDAYREILRQARGMVLVTGPTGSGKTTTLHASLVWLNDPGLNLVTVEDPVEYHIPGVSQVQINEKAGLTFAVALRAILRQDPDIIMVGEIRDPETAEIAIRAALTGHLVLSTLHTGRAAQSVSRLLEMGLEPFLVASSLRAVLAQRLARRLCPHCAQTHVLPEDAPERAALALPPGPLELKRTSGCPRCEGLGFQGRVGIFELLRVDQGVRDLILARQPAVAIHEYAVGAGMRTLEQDAIEKALLGQISLEEARRVAFGGE, encoded by the coding sequence ATGGGGGTGATCAGCGAGGAGGAGCTGGCCAGGTCCCTCGCCGAGCAGTTGGGATTCCGCTTTTCTTCCACGGTCAACCCGGAGCGCGAGGTAGTGAAGCTCGTCCCCGAGCAGGTGGCCAGGCGGCACCGGGTGCTTCCTCTGGCCCGGCGAGGAAAGGTCCTGGAACTGGCCATGGCCAACCCCCTGGACTTACTTGCTCAGGAGGACGTGGGCCTGCTCACGGGGCTCACCGTACAGCCGGTGGTGGTGCCCGGTCGGGCGCTGGAGGATGCCCTCCGGCGCGTGTACCAGATGGGACTCCTGGAGGAAACCCTGGCCCCCGAGGAACCTCAGGAGATCGAGATCTTCAGGCTGCGAGAGCTCGTGGAGCAGGCCCCTGTCGTCAGGCTGGTGACCGGTATCATCGAGCAGGCTCTTTCCGCGCGGGCATCCGACATCCACATCGAACCGCACGAACGCGGAGCTCGGGTGAGGTTCCGGGTGGACGGCATCCTGCGGGAGGCGCTGGATGTGCCCCGGGGGGCCCAGGCCCCCGCCATTTCCCGGGTCAAGCTGATGGCGGGCATGGATATCTCGGTAAGGCGGTTGCCGCAAGACGGGGCTTTTCGGGCTGAGTACCAGGGCCGGTCGGTGGACCTGCGCGTGGCCACATTGCCTACCGCGCACGGCGAGAAAGTGAGCATCAGGGTGCTGGACCGGGCTCAGGCCATCACCCGCCTGGAGGATCTGGGATTTCTGCCCGACGTTCAAGATGCCTACCGGGAAATCCTGCGCCAGGCCCGGGGCATGGTACTGGTCACCGGGCCCACCGGTTCGGGCAAGACCACCACCCTTCACGCCTCCCTGGTCTGGCTGAACGATCCCGGGCTGAACCTGGTAACCGTCGAGGACCCCGTGGAGTACCACATCCCCGGGGTCAGCCAGGTGCAGATCAACGAGAAGGCCGGCCTCACCTTTGCAGTGGCCCTGCGTGCCATCCTGCGGCAGGACCCGGACATCATCATGGTGGGTGAGATACGCGATCCCGAGACGGCAGAGATTGCCATACGGGCCGCCTTGACCGGGCACCTCGTCCTCAGCACCCTTCATACCGGCAGGGCCGCCCAAAGCGTGAGCCGATTGCTGGAGATGGGCCTGGAACCGTTCCTGGTGGCTTCGTCGTTGCGGGCCGTCCTGGCGCAACGGCTGGCCAGGCGCCTGTGTCCCCATTGTGCCCAGACCCACGTGCTCCCGGAGGATGCTCCCGAACGGGCTGCCCTAGCGCTGCCCCCCGGCCCGCTGGAGTTGAAGCGGACTTCCGGTTGCCCCCGCTGTGAGGGGCTGGGTTTTCAGGGGCGCGTGGGCATATTCGAACTGCTGCGCGTCGATCAGGGGGTGCGCGACCTCATCCTGGCCCGGCAGCCGGCGGTGGCTATCCACGAATACGCGGTGGGGGCAGGCATGCGTACCCTGGAACAGGATGCCATCGAAAAGGCGTTATTGGGCCAGATCTCGCTGGAAGAAGCCAGGCGGGTTGCGTTCGGAGGAGAGTGA
- the coaE gene encoding dephospho-CoA kinase (Dephospho-CoA kinase (CoaE) performs the final step in coenzyme A biosynthesis.): protein MIGLTGGIACGKSTVAAILRDLGARVVDADEVAREVLAPGSPVLARVAERFGREIMRADGSLDRKRLADVVFNDPEALADLNAITHPPIIEIIRGSIEQARRQGVRVLVIDAPLLLEAGMPGMVDEVWVVTCTPRQQVERLCRRTGMSPREAEERVRAQMPLAEKARLADRVIPNEGSPDDLRARVRRLWQELNRSRI from the coding sequence GTGATAGGGCTGACGGGCGGGATTGCCTGCGGCAAGAGCACGGTGGCGGCCATCCTGCGCGATCTGGGTGCCCGGGTGGTGGACGCCGACGAGGTAGCGCGGGAGGTGCTGGCGCCGGGGAGCCCGGTGCTCGCGCGGGTGGCAGAGCGGTTCGGGCGTGAGATCATGCGTGCGGACGGGTCGCTCGACCGCAAGCGCCTGGCGGACGTCGTCTTCAATGACCCGGAGGCTCTCGCCGACCTGAACGCCATCACCCATCCCCCCATCATCGAGATCATTCGCGGGTCCATTGAGCAGGCCCGGCGCCAGGGTGTGCGGGTTCTGGTGATAGACGCACCGTTGCTGCTGGAAGCTGGCATGCCGGGCATGGTGGACGAGGTGTGGGTGGTGACCTGCACCCCCAGGCAGCAAGTTGAGCGCCTTTGCCGGCGCACCGGTATGTCCCCGCGGGAAGCGGAGGAGCGCGTGCGGGCGCAAATGCCCCTCGCGGAAAAGGCCCGCCTGGCCGACCGCGTCATCCCCAACGAAGGCTCTCCGGACGACCTGCGTGCCCGCGTCAGGCGTCTCTGGCAGGAACTCAACCGGAGCAGGATTTAG